CTGATCAGGAACAACTGGCCAGCCTTGCGTTTCCTGCGATTAGTTGTGGTGTCTATGGTTATCCCCACGAAGAAGCGGCTCATATTGCTATCACGACCGTTGCTCAGTGGTTAAAAGAGTCTCCTTGTCCTGAAGAGGTTTTATTTGTTCTGTTTGATCAGCCACTGACTGATATTTATCGTCGTCTTTTACATGAAATTGTCCAGAGCTAGCTTGGCTGTAGGGATTGACAGTGATAATCAAGTCGCTAGAATGAACCAGAAAATGATACTCGGCGTGTAGCGCAGCCTGGTAGCGCATTTCGTTCGGGACGAAAGGGTCGGAGGTTCGAATCCTCTCACGCCGACCATATTCCCCTCCACAGACATCCAGTCAAGTTCATAAACCCTTACTCTCACAAGCTCTTCAGCTATTCTTTGTCCACCAGGGTTCCACTAAATCTATCACCATCCGGGCATTTTTGAGGGTACTTTTGAGGGTACTTTTGCTTTCTTTCAAAGCAGGAACCTCATGGTACTATCAAAAGTACCCTCAACATCCGGTTCAGCCCATGTCTCTCAACGCCTCCCAGACAAAGAATGTTCAACCGAAAGAGAAAGACTTCAAGCTTGCTGATGAAAAAGGCATGTTTTTGCTGGTCAAACCAACAGGCCGAAAATACTGGCGAATGCAGTATCGTTTTGCCGGAAAACAAAAAACCCTTGCATTGGGGGTGTACCCGGAAGTGAGCCTGAAAGAAGCCAGGGAAAAGCGGGATGAAGCCCGTAAGTTACTGAGTGATCATATTGACCCAAGCTCTCACAAGCTATCAACCTAAATTCAGCGGTTAACCCCTGAGCTAAATTCTAACCCTCAACAATATTGAGGGCTCGAAGATGGTTCGACCACCAAAACCCACTCCCCCAAAGGGTGAGTTGTCTGAAATGGAAAAAGATCCCTTATCCGTCAAACTCGAAGTCGATTCTTTCGACGGTAAAATTCATGTCGAGTGGGAGCCTGAAGCATCGGTCACCCCAATGGGACAGCTTCCTTTTTTTATGCCTCGTCAGTAAAATCTGTGGGCAGTTTCTGGTTCAGGTAGTTTGCCAAGCGCATGATATAGGGCGATTTCTGCACATCTGTAGGTTCTGAATCCATACGATTTTCTC
Above is a genomic segment from Endozoicomonas euniceicola containing:
- a CDS encoding Arm DNA-binding domain-containing protein; this translates as MSLNASQTKNVQPKEKDFKLADEKGMFLLVKPTGRKYWRMQYRFAGKQKTLALGVYPEVSLKEAREKRDEARKLLSDHIDPSSHKLST